A single region of the Populus nigra chromosome 2, ddPopNigr1.1, whole genome shotgun sequence genome encodes:
- the LOC133682172 gene encoding transcription factor bHLH57-like isoform X2, translated as MPFLQMLQTVETPPFFPYEEPSFQTLLKLQHLQKPWNMNTFYMPETDTQVQPLELESCVTHDIVDLHSPVKSETKEHPNPHSNSCLEGESPDEPAEPNSDSSIPWRAQPQTVPNMTTHFSESSTLIITRERRKRKRTRATKNKEEVESQRMNHIAVERNRRRLMNDHLNSLRSLMTPSYIQKGDQASIIGGAIDFVKELEQLVQSLEAQKKIREIETASTAGISPNQYSTSQPQCDLLLEEGGTCEEERTVKKKSEATEIEVAAVQNHVNLKIKCQRIPGQLLRAIVALEDLGLTVLHLNITSSQATVLYSFNLKLEDNCKLGSTDEVAAAAHQIFSSING; from the exons ATGCCTTTTCTTCAAATGCTTCAAACAGTAGAAACCCCGCCATTTTTTCCCTACGAAGAACCCAGCTTTCAGACACTACTAAAACTCCAACACCTCCAAAAACCATGGAATATGAACACTTTTTACATGCCTGAAACAGATACCCAAGTTCAACCACTAGAGCTTGAAAGTTGTGTCACCCATGACATAGTTGATTTACACTCGCCAGTCAAATCTGAAACCAAAGAGCACCCCAACCCACATTCAAATTCCTGCCTCGAAGGTGAAAGTCCTGATGAGCCCGCAGAACCCAATTCAGACTCTTCAATTCCATGGAGGGCTCAACCCCAAACCGTGCCTAATATGACAACCCATTTCTCCGAATCCTCTACATTAATAATcacaagagaaagaagaaagagaaaacgtACAAGGGCAACcaagaacaaagaagaagtAGAGAGCCAACGCATGAACCACATTGCTGTTGAACGCAACCGCCGTCGCCTAATGAACGACCATCTTAACTCTCTCCGCTCTCTCATGACACCATCTTATATTCAAAAG GGTGATCAAGCATCGATCATAGGAGGTGCAATAGACTTTGTGAAGGAACTAGAGCAGCTTGTTCAATCTCTTgaggcacaaaaaaaaattagagaaatagAAACAGCCTCCACCGCGGGCATTTCTCCCAACCAGTACTCTACTTCGCAGCCACAATGTGACCTTCTGTTGGAGGAGGGAGGCACTTGTGAAGAGGAAAGAACAGTGAAGAAGAAATCGGAGGCAACAGAGATAGAGGTGGCTGCAGTACAAAACCATGTAAATTTGAAGATAAAGTGTCAAAGAATTCCTGGGCAATTGTTGAGAGCTATTGTTGCATTGGAGGACCTTGGGCTTACGGTTTTGCACCTTAATATCACTTCTTCTCAAGCAACAGTTCTTTACTCTTTCAATCTTAAG TTAGAGGATAACTGTAAGCTGGGATCAACGGATGAGGTAGCAGCAGCAGCTCATCAAATATTCAGCAGTATCAACGGTTAG
- the LOC133683142 gene encoding metal tolerance protein 1-like produces the protein MEAQNPQHGHPVEISVDILDGEMSGGSKGCGEAPCGFSDTGNNSKNAKERSASMRKLWISVALCIVFMSAEVAGGIKANSLAILTDAAHLLSDVAGFAISLFSLWAAGWEATPRQSYGFFRIEILGALVSMQLIWLLAGILVYETIIRLIHGTSEVDGFLMFLVAAFGLLVNIIMALVLGHDHGPDHDHKHGTGHSHGTTVSTHNHHHVEHPKHDDNHHDHSNNEHHHAHEDHVEPLLDKGEAMHEKKQRNINVQGAYLHVLGDSIQSIGVMIGGAIIWYKPEWKIIDLICTLIFSVIVLGTTIKMLRNILEVLMESTPREIDATKIEKGLLEMEEVMAIHELHIWAITVGKILLACHVKIMPEANADMVLDNVISYLRREYNISHVTIQIER, from the coding sequence ATGGAAGCACAAAATCCTCAGCATGGGCATCCGGTTGAAATAAGCGTGGATATTCTTGATGGAGAGATGAGTGGAGGAAGCAAGGGATGCGGGGAAGCACCTTGTGGATTTTCAGATACTGGAAATAACTCCAAGAATGCCAAAGAACGTTCAGCTTCAATGCGCAAGCTCTGGATATCCGTGGCACTTTGTATAGTCTTCATGAGTGCTGAGGTAGCTGGTGGCATCAAAGCTAATAGTCTGGCAATCTTGACTGATGCTGCACATTTGCTTTCAGATGTTGCAGGCTTTGCTATCTCCTTGTTTTCTTTATGGGCAGCTGGCTGGGAAGCCACACCCCGCCAATCTTATGGATTTTTTAGGATTGAAATTCTCGGTGCATTGGTTTCCATGCAGCTCATCTGGTTGCTTGCAGGGATTTTGGTGTATGAAACCATTATTAGGCTCATCCATGGTACTAGTGAGGTAGATGGGTTCCTTATGTTTCTTGTTGCTGCATTTGGCCTTCTGGTGAACATCATAATGGCACTTGTGTTGGGACATGATCATGGGCCTGACCATGATCACAAACATGGGACTGGCCACAGCCATGGAACCACAGTTAGTACTCATAACCATCATCACGTGGAGCACCCAAAACATGATGACAATCATCATGACCACTCGAACAATGAGCACCATCATGCTCATGAAGATCATGTTGAGCCGCTGCTGGATAAAGGGGAAGCGATGCATGAAAAGAAGCAAAGGAACATAAATGTACAAGGAGCTTATCTCCATGTACTTGGGGATTCCATCCAGAGTATTGGGGTAATGATCGGAGGTGCAATTATATGGTATAAGCCTGAGTGGAAGATAATTGATCTGATCTGCACCCTAATCTTTTCGGTTATAGTTTTGGGTACAACAATCAAAATGCTACGGAACATACTTGAAGTCCTGATGGAGAGCACTCCAAGAGAGATAGATGCTACAAAGATTGAAAAGGGTCTGCTGGAGATGGAGGAGGTGATGGCTATCCACGAACTGCATATATGGGCCATTACCGTGGGCAAGATTCTCTTGGCTTGTCATGTGAAAATCATGCCCGAAGCAAATGCAGACATGGTGCTAGACAATGTGATCAGCTATCTCAGAAGGGAATACAATATAAGTCATGTAACCATCCAGATAGAGCGTTAG
- the LOC133682172 gene encoding transcription factor bHLH57-like isoform X1: protein MERLQGPITSCFLEEHSLDLGCLDQVFINTESLRFGEEEPHISSPSFEDKMPFLQMLQTVETPPFFPYEEPSFQTLLKLQHLQKPWNMNTFYMPETDTQVQPLELESCVTHDIVDLHSPVKSETKEHPNPHSNSCLEGESPDEPAEPNSDSSIPWRAQPQTVPNMTTHFSESSTLIITRERRKRKRTRATKNKEEVESQRMNHIAVERNRRRLMNDHLNSLRSLMTPSYIQKGDQASIIGGAIDFVKELEQLVQSLEAQKKIREIETASTAGISPNQYSTSQPQCDLLLEEGGTCEEERTVKKKSEATEIEVAAVQNHVNLKIKCQRIPGQLLRAIVALEDLGLTVLHLNITSSQATVLYSFNLKLEDNCKLGSTDEVAAAAHQIFSSING, encoded by the exons ATGGAGAGGCTCCAAGGACCTATCACCTCTTGT TTCTTAGAGGAGCATAGCTTGGATTTGGGGTGCTTAGACCAAGTATTTATCAACACAGAAAGCTTAAGATTTGGAGAAGAAGAACCACACATTTCAAGTCCAAGTTTTGAAGACAAAATGCCTTTTCTTCAAATGCTTCAAACAGTAGAAACCCCGCCATTTTTTCCCTACGAAGAACCCAGCTTTCAGACACTACTAAAACTCCAACACCTCCAAAAACCATGGAATATGAACACTTTTTACATGCCTGAAACAGATACCCAAGTTCAACCACTAGAGCTTGAAAGTTGTGTCACCCATGACATAGTTGATTTACACTCGCCAGTCAAATCTGAAACCAAAGAGCACCCCAACCCACATTCAAATTCCTGCCTCGAAGGTGAAAGTCCTGATGAGCCCGCAGAACCCAATTCAGACTCTTCAATTCCATGGAGGGCTCAACCCCAAACCGTGCCTAATATGACAACCCATTTCTCCGAATCCTCTACATTAATAATcacaagagaaagaagaaagagaaaacgtACAAGGGCAACcaagaacaaagaagaagtAGAGAGCCAACGCATGAACCACATTGCTGTTGAACGCAACCGCCGTCGCCTAATGAACGACCATCTTAACTCTCTCCGCTCTCTCATGACACCATCTTATATTCAAAAG GGTGATCAAGCATCGATCATAGGAGGTGCAATAGACTTTGTGAAGGAACTAGAGCAGCTTGTTCAATCTCTTgaggcacaaaaaaaaattagagaaatagAAACAGCCTCCACCGCGGGCATTTCTCCCAACCAGTACTCTACTTCGCAGCCACAATGTGACCTTCTGTTGGAGGAGGGAGGCACTTGTGAAGAGGAAAGAACAGTGAAGAAGAAATCGGAGGCAACAGAGATAGAGGTGGCTGCAGTACAAAACCATGTAAATTTGAAGATAAAGTGTCAAAGAATTCCTGGGCAATTGTTGAGAGCTATTGTTGCATTGGAGGACCTTGGGCTTACGGTTTTGCACCTTAATATCACTTCTTCTCAAGCAACAGTTCTTTACTCTTTCAATCTTAAG TTAGAGGATAACTGTAAGCTGGGATCAACGGATGAGGTAGCAGCAGCAGCTCATCAAATATTCAGCAGTATCAACGGTTAG